The following proteins come from a genomic window of Triticum aestivum cultivar Chinese Spring chromosome 6A, IWGSC CS RefSeq v2.1, whole genome shotgun sequence:
- the LOC123129730 gene encoding heat shock 70 kDa protein 2-like has product MAGTKGDDGPAIGIDLGTSYSCVAVWRPVHQRVEVIANDQGNLTTPSCVAFTDTWRLIGDAAMNQAAMNPVNTVFDAKRLIGRRFSEECVQGDMKLWPFKVISGTSDRPMIVVKYRGEERQFTAEEISSMVLVKMRETAEAYLDTTVKDAVITIPVYFNDSQRQATLDAGLIAGLNVTRIINEPSAAAIAYGLAKYVYKLSNLARTPLLKYMDDFALFIRCPVA; this is encoded by the exons ATGGCAGGAACGAAGGGCGACGACGGACCGGCCATCGGCATCGACCTCGGGACGTCCTACTCCTGCGTGGCCGTGTGGCGGCCGGTGCACCAGCGCGTGGAGGTCATCGCCAACGACCAGGGCAACCTCACCACGCCTTCCTGCGTCGCCTTCACCGACACCTGGCGTCTCATCGGCGACGCGGCCATGAACCAGGCCGCCATGAACCCCGTCAACACCGTCTTCG aCGCGAAACGATTGATTGGTCGACGATTCAGCGAAGAGTGTGTGCAAGGAGATATGAAGTTGTGGCCATTCAAAGTCATTTCAGGCACCAGCGATCGGCCGATGATTGTGGTGAAGTACAGGGGTGAGGAGAGGCAGTTCACAGCGGAAGAAATATCGTCCATGGTGCTTGTCAAGATGAGGGAGACAGCCGAGGCCTACCTCGACACTACGGTGAAAGATGCTGTCATCACTATCCCAGTCTACTTCAACGACTCGCAGCGCCAGGCCACCCTTGATGCCGGTCTCattgctggcctcaacgtcacacGCATCATCAACGAGCCCTCGGCCGCCGCCATCGCCTACGGTCTTGCCAAGTATGTGtacaagctaagcaacctcgcaa